The Pseudomonas kermanshahensis genome includes a window with the following:
- a CDS encoding chemotaxis protein CheA — protein sequence MSFGADEEILQDFLVEAGEILEQLSEQLVELESRPDDADLLNAIFRGFHTVKGGAGFLQLNELVECCHIAENVFDILRKGERRVDAELMDVVLEALDTVNSMFGQVRERSEVIPATPELLAALSRLAEPAAADAVAAPAAAAEPIAAAPAEEPDITDSEFEQLLDSLDAVKAQAAADEQMQGETVSSAGDEITDAEFESLLDQLHGKGQFSAEVAAEPVASAAAPVSDEITDEEFESLLDQLHGKGTFQADALPAANAPAAAAPQSVAAASPTSDEISEHEFEALLDELHGKGKFSGDAVAVEAPVAAKVESKPVAKPAPAPAAAPAATSKPAPAPRAPAPAAEKHAVSEAETTVRVDTARLDEIMNMVGELVLVRNRLVRLGLNSGDEAMSKAVSNLDVVTADLQTAVMKTRMQPIKKVFGRFPRLVRDLARQLKKEINLELVGEETDLDKNLVEALADPLVHLVRNAVDHGVEMPDEREATGKARTGRVVLSAEQEGDHILLSISDDGKGMDPNILRAKAVEKGLMDKDAAERLSESDCYNLIFAPGFSTKTEISDVSGRGVGMDVVKTKISQLNGSINIYSAKGQGSKIVIKVPLTLAIMPTLMVMLGNQAFAFPLVNVNEIFHLDLSRTNVVDGQEVVIVRDKALPLFYLKRWLVQGQVHEEQHEGHVVILSVGTQRIGFVVDQLVGQEEVVIKPLGKMLQGTPGMSGATITGDGRIALILDVPSMLKRYAARRI from the coding sequence ATGAGCTTCGGCGCCGATGAAGAAATCCTTCAGGATTTCCTGGTAGAAGCCGGCGAAATTCTTGAGCAACTGTCCGAGCAACTGGTCGAGCTGGAAAGCCGACCGGATGATGCCGACCTGCTCAATGCCATTTTTCGCGGTTTCCACACTGTAAAAGGGGGCGCCGGCTTCCTCCAGCTCAACGAGCTGGTGGAGTGCTGCCATATCGCCGAGAACGTGTTCGACATCCTGCGCAAAGGTGAGCGCCGGGTCGACGCCGAATTGATGGACGTGGTGCTGGAGGCGCTGGACACGGTCAACAGCATGTTTGGCCAGGTCCGCGAGCGCAGCGAGGTCATCCCCGCTACCCCAGAACTGCTGGCGGCGTTGTCGCGCCTGGCCGAGCCTGCTGCTGCCGACGCGGTCGCAGCGCCTGCGGCTGCAGCCGAGCCGATCGCCGCGGCGCCTGCCGAAGAGCCAGACATCACCGACAGCGAATTCGAGCAGCTGCTCGACTCGCTCGACGCGGTCAAGGCCCAGGCCGCTGCCGATGAGCAGATGCAAGGCGAAACCGTCAGCAGCGCCGGTGACGAAATCACCGACGCCGAATTCGAATCGTTGCTCGACCAGTTGCATGGCAAAGGCCAGTTCAGCGCCGAAGTCGCCGCTGAGCCTGTGGCCAGCGCTGCGGCCCCGGTCAGCGATGAAATCACCGATGAAGAGTTCGAGTCGTTGCTCGACCAGTTGCACGGCAAGGGCACCTTCCAGGCCGATGCCTTGCCGGCCGCCAATGCGCCAGCAGCGGCAGCGCCGCAAAGCGTTGCCGCGGCCAGCCCAACGAGTGACGAGATCAGCGAGCACGAGTTCGAAGCCTTGCTCGATGAGTTGCACGGCAAGGGCAAGTTCTCGGGTGACGCGGTCGCGGTCGAAGCGCCTGTCGCCGCCAAGGTCGAGAGCAAGCCGGTGGCCAAACCGGCACCTGCTCCAGCCGCCGCCCCAGCAGCTACCAGCAAGCCCGCACCTGCGCCTCGCGCGCCGGCCCCAGCGGCAGAAAAACATGCGGTCAGCGAGGCGGAAACCACCGTGCGCGTCGACACTGCGCGCCTGGACGAGATCATGAACATGGTCGGCGAACTGGTGCTGGTGCGTAACCGCCTGGTGCGCCTGGGCTTGAACAGCGGTGACGAGGCCATGTCCAAGGCCGTGTCGAACCTCGACGTGGTCACCGCCGACCTGCAGACCGCGGTCATGAAGACCCGCATGCAGCCGATCAAGAAAGTCTTCGGCCGCTTCCCGCGCCTGGTTCGCGACCTGGCCCGCCAGCTCAAGAAAGAGATCAACCTGGAGCTGGTCGGTGAAGAAACCGACCTCGACAAGAACTTGGTCGAGGCCTTGGCCGACCCGTTGGTGCACTTGGTGCGCAACGCCGTCGACCATGGCGTCGAGATGCCCGACGAGCGTGAAGCCACCGGCAAGGCGCGTACGGGGCGGGTGGTGTTGTCGGCTGAACAGGAAGGCGACCATATCCTGTTGTCGATCTCTGATGACGGCAAGGGCATGGACCCCAACATCCTGCGCGCCAAGGCCGTGGAAAAGGGCCTGATGGACAAGGACGCCGCCGAGCGTCTGAGCGAGTCGGACTGCTACAACCTGATCTTCGCCCCGGGCTTCTCGACCAAGACCGAGATCTCTGACGTGTCTGGCCGTGGTGTCGGCATGGACGTGGTGAAGACCAAGATTTCCCAGCTCAATGGCTCGATCAACATCTACTCGGCCAAGGGCCAGGGTTCGAAGATCGTCATCAAGGTGCCGCTGACCCTGGCGATCATGCCGACCCTGATGGTGATGCTGGGCAACCAGGCCTTCGCCTTCCCGCTGGTCAACGTCAACGAGATCTTCCACCTCGACCTCTCGCGTACCAACGTGGTCGATGGCCAGGAAGTGGTGATCGTGCGCGACAAGGCATTGCCGCTGTTCTACCTCAAGCGCTGGCTGGTCCAGGGCCAAGTGCACGAAGAGCAGCACGAGGGCCATGTGGTGATCCTGTCGGTCGGCACCCAACGCATCGGCTTTGTCGTCGATCAACTGGTGGGCCAGGAAGAAGTGGTAATCAAGCCGCTGGGCAAGATGCTGCAGGGCACGCCGGGCATGTCCGGGGCCACGATCACCGGCGACGGTCGTATCGCGTTGATCCTCGACGTTCCGAGCATGCTCAAGCGTTACGCCGCGCGGCGTATTTGA